From the Hyalangium gracile genome, one window contains:
- a CDS encoding phospholipid scramblase-related protein: MRSDSTALTLFQHHSALRVQQKKEWGEILTGFETRNKYQVVGEDGQPVFFAGEVEGGLGALLTRLFLKANRPFTMELKTPDGATLLRLKRPWRWWFAHLDVEDGSGRPLGAIQQRFAFFERLYEVHGPSGEVLATLRGPFFKPWTFNIEEQGREVGKIQKKWSGFGKEMFTDADSFGVTFGDVRDPRLRSLVVAATFLIDFVHFENRGG; the protein is encoded by the coding sequence ATGCGATCCGATTCGACCGCCCTCACCCTCTTCCAGCACCACAGCGCGCTGCGCGTGCAACAGAAGAAGGAGTGGGGGGAGATCCTCACAGGCTTTGAGACGCGCAACAAGTACCAGGTGGTGGGAGAGGACGGGCAGCCCGTGTTCTTCGCCGGGGAGGTGGAGGGAGGCCTGGGCGCACTCCTGACCCGCCTCTTCCTCAAGGCCAACCGCCCCTTCACCATGGAGCTGAAGACGCCCGATGGCGCCACCCTGCTGCGGCTCAAGCGGCCCTGGCGCTGGTGGTTCGCCCACCTGGACGTGGAGGACGGCTCGGGCCGCCCGCTGGGCGCCATCCAGCAGCGCTTCGCCTTCTTCGAGCGGCTCTACGAGGTGCACGGCCCCTCCGGCGAGGTGCTCGCCACGCTGCGCGGGCCGTTCTTCAAGCCGTGGACGTTCAACATCGAGGAGCAGGGCCGCGAGGTGGGGAAGATCCAGAAGAAGTGGAGCGGGTTCGGCAAGGAGATGTTCACCGACGCCGACAGCTTCGGCGTCACCTTCGGAGACGTGAGGGACCCGCGGCTGCGCAGCCTGGTAGTGGCCGCCACGTTCCTCATCGACTTCGTCCACTTCGAGAACCGCGGCGGCTGA
- a CDS encoding helix-turn-helix domain-containing protein, producing the protein MSPTKTQTEWKLAELAAEAGVSPRTVRYYVQRGLLPAPPFKGPDTVYGEEHLRRLKAIRVLQARFLPLDAIQVELARLSPEELRALAESEVPTDILPPPPAAAPEPLKAAEVSTTGPASAGRQVQVAGYRRWELAPGLELHLADTADDKTRALAERVRALIEQSEER; encoded by the coding sequence GTGAGCCCGACGAAGACACAGACCGAGTGGAAGCTGGCCGAGCTGGCCGCCGAGGCGGGCGTCTCGCCGCGCACGGTGCGCTACTACGTGCAGCGCGGGCTGCTCCCCGCTCCGCCCTTCAAGGGTCCGGACACCGTCTATGGCGAGGAGCACCTGCGGCGGCTCAAGGCCATTCGCGTGCTGCAGGCGCGCTTCCTGCCGCTGGATGCCATCCAGGTGGAGCTGGCGCGGCTGAGCCCCGAGGAGCTGCGCGCGCTGGCGGAGTCCGAGGTGCCCACCGACATCCTTCCGCCGCCGCCCGCCGCGGCGCCGGAACCGCTCAAGGCCGCGGAGGTGTCCACGACGGGGCCCGCCTCAGCAGGCAGGCAGGTGCAGGTGGCAGGCTATCGGCGCTGGGAGCTGGCGCCGGGGCTGGAGCTGCACCTCGCGGACACGGCGGATGACAAGACCCGGGCGCTCGCCGAGCGCGTGCGCGCCCTCATCGAGCAGTCGGAAGAAAGGTAG
- a CDS encoding DUF2721 domain-containing protein yields the protein MDASASGLDFSSIRVIGAAVTPAVMVSGCGILATGLDNQVARMTTRVREMVREWRSLPEGHARRTLLQQEVAILDQRHALLAKALMLDYAAMLSFVVTSLLYLVQRRFSVPEVAPVVSFSLGVVLVGGIAVYALASLRLSRRAIALEQREMFEERPPSAGP from the coding sequence ATGGACGCAAGCGCGAGCGGGCTCGACTTCTCCTCCATCCGGGTCATTGGCGCGGCGGTGACGCCAGCGGTGATGGTGTCCGGGTGCGGCATCCTGGCGACGGGGTTGGACAACCAGGTGGCGCGGATGACGACGCGGGTGCGGGAGATGGTGCGCGAGTGGCGCTCGCTGCCGGAGGGGCACGCGCGGCGCACGCTGCTCCAGCAGGAGGTGGCCATCCTGGATCAGCGGCACGCGCTGCTGGCGAAGGCGCTGATGCTGGACTACGCGGCGATGCTGTCCTTCGTGGTGACGTCGCTGCTGTACCTGGTGCAGCGGCGCTTCAGCGTGCCCGAGGTGGCGCCGGTGGTGTCCTTCTCGCTGGGGGTGGTGCTGGTGGGCGGCATCGCCGTCTACGCGCTGGCCTCGCTGCGGCTCAGCCGGCGGGCCATCGCGCTGGAGCAGCGGGAGATGTTCGAGGAGCGTCCTCCCTCCGCCGGGCCCTGA
- a CDS encoding VIT domain-containing protein codes for MTTEQAGQKAQCGLFTRDGAQVPLQGVEVTGELLGGHARVRVRQRYRNAERRPVEAVYVFPLPSDGTLTGFSMECNGRKVQGVVKEREEAFRAYDDAVTAGHGAALLDQERPNVFTAQVGNLLPDEETLVEVEFLQAIQVEEGSVRWMLPTLVAPRYIPGNTQGDRTGHGTASPTPRVPDADRITPPIGHVAYGLKMDLLVDLGRPVVVESPSHALKLEKDGQKVRVKFATGEVALDRDFVLTVRGEDTSTSLTTLVTHRQGENPGTFALTVVPDLLEMAGVAKRQEVVFVVDTSGSMEGASLPQAQGALRLCLRHLREGDRFNIIAFENSYRTFAPEPVVFTQKTLEQADRWVAALHASGGTELLQPMMAAVQGAPDGVVVLLTDGQVGNEEEILRAVLGARKTTRVYSFGIGTNVSDVLLRDMARQTGGAVEFIHPGERIDDKVVAQFSRALAPRVTELEVRFEGVEGAELAPAELPPLVDAVPWTLFGRYPTPGLGKVTLKGRSGREPFSLTVPVDFSATSDRPAVEKLWAAERIRAWEGAELDGRRAQRMKERIVQLAVAHQIVTKYTSFVVVEERTGDRRASGQPETRVVPVNAPAGWGMFGTEKQEEKDIAVDGRGFGRAQSQGMPQKSRKRATTGSFPAVGGMAPGGAPPPPPAAAPSRSAPAPVAAAPGRPSFSVSGIVGEVRREVAERVLEAAADLERMIKGKSAPAPEPLESAKAEMLDDGYASEEPFAEHEEASGADVTALLSRQLASGLWAGTGTGPEPVRQARATALALLELLRQGITSNHPLHGAQVKKAVDALLALASELTGVPEVAELALGVAWLAAAGPRTRGRIAQAAQPLAGLSACIGDEAKLRQHVDTLATR; via the coding sequence ATGACGACCGAGCAGGCAGGCCAGAAGGCGCAGTGCGGGCTGTTCACCCGGGACGGCGCGCAGGTTCCCCTCCAGGGCGTGGAAGTGACAGGTGAGCTGCTCGGCGGGCATGCGCGGGTGCGCGTGCGCCAGCGCTACCGCAACGCCGAGCGCCGTCCGGTGGAGGCCGTCTACGTGTTCCCGCTGCCCTCGGACGGGACGCTCACCGGCTTCTCCATGGAGTGCAACGGCCGCAAGGTGCAGGGCGTGGTGAAGGAGCGCGAGGAGGCCTTCCGCGCCTATGACGACGCCGTCACCGCGGGCCACGGCGCCGCCCTGCTGGATCAGGAGCGCCCCAACGTCTTCACCGCCCAGGTGGGCAACCTGCTGCCCGACGAGGAGACGCTGGTGGAGGTGGAGTTCCTCCAGGCCATCCAGGTGGAGGAGGGCAGCGTGCGGTGGATGCTGCCCACGCTGGTGGCCCCGCGCTACATCCCCGGCAACACGCAGGGGGACCGGACCGGACACGGCACGGCCAGCCCCACCCCCCGGGTGCCGGACGCCGACCGCATCACCCCGCCGATCGGCCATGTGGCCTACGGCCTGAAGATGGACCTGCTGGTGGACCTGGGCCGCCCGGTGGTGGTGGAGAGCCCCTCGCACGCGCTGAAGCTGGAGAAGGACGGCCAGAAGGTGCGCGTGAAGTTCGCCACGGGCGAGGTGGCACTCGACCGCGACTTCGTCCTCACCGTGCGCGGCGAGGACACCTCCACCTCGCTCACCACGCTCGTCACCCACCGCCAGGGCGAGAACCCGGGCACCTTCGCCCTCACCGTGGTGCCGGACCTGCTCGAGATGGCGGGCGTGGCGAAGCGGCAGGAGGTGGTCTTCGTGGTGGACACCTCCGGCTCCATGGAGGGGGCGAGCCTGCCGCAGGCCCAGGGCGCGCTGCGGCTGTGCCTGCGCCACCTGCGCGAGGGGGACCGCTTCAACATCATCGCCTTCGAGAACAGCTACCGGACGTTCGCCCCCGAGCCGGTCGTCTTCACGCAGAAGACGCTGGAGCAGGCCGACCGGTGGGTAGCCGCGCTGCACGCCTCCGGCGGCACGGAGCTGCTCCAGCCCATGATGGCCGCCGTGCAGGGCGCGCCGGACGGCGTGGTGGTGCTCCTCACGGACGGACAGGTGGGCAACGAGGAGGAGATCCTCCGCGCGGTGCTCGGCGCCCGGAAGACGACGCGCGTGTACTCGTTCGGCATCGGCACCAACGTGAGCGACGTGCTGCTGCGCGACATGGCGCGGCAGACCGGCGGCGCGGTGGAGTTCATCCACCCGGGCGAGCGCATCGACGACAAGGTGGTGGCCCAGTTCTCCCGCGCGCTCGCCCCGCGCGTCACCGAGCTGGAGGTCCGCTTCGAGGGCGTGGAGGGCGCGGAGCTGGCCCCCGCGGAGCTGCCGCCGCTGGTGGACGCCGTGCCGTGGACGCTCTTCGGCCGCTACCCCACGCCGGGCCTGGGCAAGGTGACGCTCAAGGGTCGCTCGGGCCGCGAGCCGTTCTCCCTCACCGTCCCCGTGGACTTCTCCGCGACCTCGGACCGTCCCGCCGTGGAGAAGCTGTGGGCCGCCGAGCGCATCCGCGCATGGGAGGGGGCCGAGCTCGACGGCCGCCGCGCCCAGCGGATGAAGGAGCGCATCGTCCAGCTCGCCGTGGCGCACCAGATCGTCACGAAGTACACCTCCTTCGTCGTGGTGGAGGAGCGCACCGGCGATCGCCGCGCCTCGGGCCAGCCGGAGACCCGCGTCGTCCCCGTCAACGCTCCCGCGGGCTGGGGCATGTTCGGCACGGAGAAGCAGGAGGAGAAGGACATAGCCGTCGATGGCCGTGGCTTCGGTCGGGCCCAGAGCCAGGGAATGCCCCAGAAGAGCCGGAAGCGGGCGACGACGGGCTCCTTCCCCGCCGTGGGGGGCATGGCGCCGGGTGGAGCCCCGCCTCCGCCTCCGGCTGCCGCGCCGAGCCGTTCCGCCCCGGCGCCCGTCGCGGCCGCGCCGGGTCGGCCCTCCTTCAGTGTCTCTGGCATCGTGGGCGAGGTGCGTCGCGAGGTGGCCGAGCGCGTCCTCGAGGCTGCGGCCGACCTGGAGCGGATGATCAAGGGCAAGAGCGCGCCGGCGCCCGAGCCCCTGGAGAGCGCGAAGGCGGAGATGCTGGACGACGGCTACGCGAGCGAGGAGCCCTTCGCCGAGCACGAGGAGGCTTCCGGCGCGGACGTCACGGCGCTGCTGTCCCGCCAGCTCGCCAGCGGCCTGTGGGCGGGCACGGGCACCGGTCCGGAGCCGGTGCGCCAGGCGCGCGCCACCGCGCTCGCGCTGCTGGAGTTGCTGCGGCAGGGCATCACCAGCAACCACCCGCTGCACGGCGCCCAGGTGAAGAAGGCGGTGGACGCGCTGCTCGCGCTCGCCTCGGAGCTCACCGGCGTGCCCGAGGTGGCGGAGCTGGCGCTGGGCGTGGCGTGGCTGGCGGCGGCGGGGCCTCGCACGAGGGGCCGCATCGCCCAGGCGGCCCAGCCGCTGGCGGGCCTCAGCGCCTGCATCGGCGACGAGGCGAAGCTGCGCCAGCACGTGGACACGCTGGCCACGCGGTGA
- a CDS encoding slipin family protein, translating into MNDVLGTFGLLIPLALIFLLFISGVRIVNEYESGVVFRLGRYIGLKNAGFRWLIPFVERMVVIDLRTVAKDVPPQDVITKDNVSVKVNAVVYFRVIHADKAVLQVEDFLYATSQLAQTTLRAILGQVELDELLSQRDRINRDIQQVLDAHTDPWGIKVSNVEVKHIDLPAEMQRAIARQAEAERERRAKIIAAEGEHQAAERLAQAADVLSRNPATLQLRYLQTLVEITGGGNQTIIPIPLELLRALGVGR; encoded by the coding sequence ATGAATGATGTCCTGGGAACCTTCGGCCTGCTCATCCCCCTGGCGCTGATCTTCCTCCTCTTCATTTCAGGGGTGCGCATCGTCAACGAATACGAGAGCGGCGTCGTCTTCCGGCTCGGCCGCTACATCGGGCTCAAGAACGCCGGCTTCCGCTGGCTCATCCCCTTCGTCGAGCGCATGGTCGTCATCGATCTGCGCACCGTGGCCAAGGACGTGCCCCCGCAGGACGTCATCACCAAGGACAACGTCAGCGTGAAGGTGAACGCCGTCGTCTACTTCCGCGTCATCCACGCCGACAAGGCGGTGCTCCAGGTGGAGGACTTCCTCTATGCCACCAGCCAGCTGGCGCAGACCACGCTGCGCGCCATCCTGGGCCAGGTGGAGCTGGACGAGCTGCTCTCCCAGCGCGATCGCATCAACCGGGACATCCAGCAGGTGCTCGACGCCCACACGGATCCGTGGGGCATCAAGGTCTCCAACGTGGAGGTGAAGCACATCGACCTGCCGGCGGAGATGCAGCGCGCCATCGCCCGCCAGGCCGAGGCCGAGCGCGAGCGGCGCGCGAAGATCATCGCCGCCGAGGGCGAGCACCAGGCCGCCGAGCGGCTCGCCCAGGCGGCCGACGTGCTCAGCCGCAACCCCGCCACGCTCCAGCTGCGCTACCTGCAGACCCTGGTGGAGATCACCGGCGGCGGCAACCAGACCATCATCCCCATTCCCCTGGAGCTGCTGCGCGCGCTGGGTGTGGGGCGATGA
- the ureA gene encoding urease subunit gamma has protein sequence MHLVPRELDKLTLHAAGFLAQKRLARGLRLNYPETVALLSTQLLELIRDGRPVAELMDLGRRMLGRAQVLPGVAEMLHEVQVEGTFPDGTKLVTVHHPIALDQGDLALALYGSFLPVPAASVFAAAAESAPAPGELLPQPGEIALNPGRPRLTLAVENRGDRPIQVGSHYPFEHTNRALEFDRAQAAGMRLDIPSGTAVRFEPGDRKTVTLVPIAPTPQAGGTP, from the coding sequence ATGCACCTGGTCCCGCGCGAGCTCGACAAGCTCACGCTCCACGCCGCTGGTTTCCTGGCCCAGAAGCGACTGGCTCGCGGCCTGCGCCTCAACTACCCCGAGACCGTCGCGCTGCTGTCCACCCAGCTGCTCGAGCTCATCCGCGACGGGCGCCCCGTCGCCGAGCTGATGGACCTGGGACGGAGGATGCTCGGACGGGCGCAGGTGCTCCCGGGCGTCGCGGAGATGCTCCACGAGGTGCAGGTGGAGGGCACGTTCCCGGACGGCACCAAGCTCGTCACCGTCCACCACCCCATCGCGCTGGACCAGGGAGACCTGGCGCTGGCGCTCTACGGGAGCTTCCTGCCCGTCCCCGCCGCCTCGGTGTTCGCCGCCGCCGCCGAGTCCGCGCCGGCTCCCGGTGAGCTGCTCCCGCAGCCGGGGGAGATTGCCCTCAACCCGGGCCGCCCCCGCCTCACGCTCGCGGTGGAGAACCGCGGGGACCGCCCCATCCAGGTGGGCAGCCACTATCCCTTCGAGCACACCAACCGCGCGCTCGAGTTCGACCGCGCCCAGGCCGCGGGCATGCGGCTGGACATCCCCTCGGGCACGGCGGTCCGCTTCGAGCCCGGGGACAGGAAGACGGTGACGCTCGTCCCCATCGCACCGACGCCGCAGGCAGGAGGCACACCGTGA
- a CDS encoding NfeD family protein, whose translation MNAQAQRARGRTFLLLLAALMLGSSVLAAGPPDRPVLSRCVLDGTVDAGSGAYLADCVRRAEEAGHAALLVRLDTPGGSLESTRDIVRAFLGSRVPVLVWVGPSGARAGSAGVFITLASHLAAMAPGTNIGAAHPVVGLSGQDPEQAGGEAMARKLENDTVAFAESIARQRGRNAEWAATAVRESVSVPADRAVELRVVEQVVASEEAFLAWADGRRVETPDGPRLLATRDAQVVELTPSPSHRLLHALSQPAVLYLLFLVAALGITVELSNPGLIIPGLLGLVALVLALLASSVLPVRAGAVALLALGIGLLIAELFVTSGLLGASGALMLILGGVLLVDRFDPSWFADRSVRLHVPLSLVLPTALVVAGCAVFVAFRGAESRRLPQRAGALGLVGELGTALTPLSSEGGEVFVHGERWRASSHTSLPRGAHVVVRRVEGLTLYVDEVKT comes from the coding sequence ATGAACGCCCAGGCGCAGAGAGCCCGCGGGAGGACCTTCCTGCTCCTGTTGGCGGCGTTGATGCTCGGCAGCAGCGTCCTCGCGGCGGGCCCGCCTGACAGGCCCGTCCTCTCGCGCTGTGTCCTCGACGGGACGGTGGATGCCGGCTCCGGCGCCTACCTGGCCGACTGCGTGAGGCGAGCCGAGGAGGCGGGACACGCCGCGCTGCTCGTCCGGTTGGACACCCCCGGCGGCTCCCTGGAGTCCACCCGCGACATCGTCCGGGCCTTCCTCGGCTCGCGCGTGCCCGTGCTGGTCTGGGTCGGGCCCTCGGGTGCTCGGGCTGGCAGCGCGGGCGTCTTCATCACCCTCGCCTCGCACCTGGCCGCCATGGCGCCCGGCACGAATATCGGCGCGGCACACCCCGTCGTTGGCCTCTCCGGACAGGATCCCGAGCAGGCCGGGGGCGAGGCCATGGCCCGCAAGCTCGAGAACGATACCGTCGCCTTCGCCGAGAGCATTGCCCGGCAGCGGGGCCGCAACGCCGAGTGGGCCGCCACCGCCGTGCGCGAGAGCGTCAGCGTCCCGGCCGACCGCGCCGTGGAGCTGCGCGTCGTGGAGCAGGTGGTCGCCTCGGAGGAGGCGTTCCTCGCCTGGGCGGATGGCCGGCGCGTGGAGACGCCGGACGGCCCCAGGCTGCTCGCCACCCGCGACGCCCAGGTGGTGGAGCTCACGCCGAGCCCCTCCCATCGCCTGCTCCACGCGCTCTCGCAGCCCGCGGTCCTCTACCTGCTCTTCCTGGTGGCGGCGCTGGGCATCACCGTGGAGCTGTCGAACCCGGGCCTCATCATCCCGGGCCTCCTGGGGCTGGTGGCCCTGGTGCTCGCCCTGCTGGCCTCCTCCGTCCTGCCCGTGCGCGCGGGAGCCGTCGCCCTGCTCGCGCTGGGCATCGGGCTGCTCATCGCGGAGCTGTTCGTCACCAGCGGGCTGCTCGGCGCCAGCGGCGCGCTGATGCTCATCCTGGGGGGCGTGCTGCTCGTGGATCGCTTCGACCCGAGCTGGTTCGCCGATCGCTCCGTGCGCCTGCACGTGCCGCTGTCGCTGGTACTGCCCACCGCCCTGGTCGTCGCCGGGTGCGCCGTGTTCGTGGCCTTCCGCGGCGCCGAGTCCCGCCGGCTGCCCCAGCGCGCGGGGGCCCTGGGGCTCGTGGGAGAGCTCGGCACCGCCCTCACCCCCCTCTCCTCCGAGGGCGGCGAGGTGTTCGTCCATGGGGAGCGCTGGCGGGCCAGCTCTCACACCTCCCTGCCACGCGGCGCCCATGTGGTGGTCCGCCGCGTGGAAGGTCTCACCCTTTATGTCGACGAGGTGAAGACATGA
- a CDS encoding urease accessory protein UreD encodes MQALALEETPSQHAAGRGVLALERGARGTVVRAARANSPLKLLLPRNHGRGVWAYLASFGGGLVDGDSVHVEVDVGARATGLLSTQSSTKVYRSPRGCRQALHARVAEEGLLVLLPDPVSCFADARYEQETTVTLAPRASLVLLDALSCGRAARGERWAFAHYLSRTLIQREGVPLFLDALRLTPEEGALPARMGRFEALATLAVFGPEVAPLREALLRPLAPLRRRASVIETTSPLGEDGALLRVAATSVEEAMSAVKARLRLLPQVLGDDPLARKW; translated from the coding sequence ATGCAGGCTCTCGCGCTCGAGGAGACACCCTCACAGCACGCCGCCGGGCGAGGAGTGCTCGCGCTCGAGCGCGGGGCTCGCGGTACGGTCGTCCGCGCCGCACGCGCCAACAGTCCCCTCAAGCTGCTGCTGCCGCGCAACCACGGCCGGGGCGTGTGGGCCTACCTGGCCAGCTTCGGCGGCGGGCTCGTGGATGGAGACTCGGTCCATGTCGAGGTGGATGTCGGCGCGCGCGCCACCGGCCTGCTCTCGACGCAGTCCTCCACCAAGGTGTACCGCTCCCCGCGAGGCTGCCGGCAGGCGCTCCACGCCCGCGTCGCAGAGGAGGGGCTGCTCGTCCTGCTGCCGGACCCGGTTTCCTGCTTCGCGGACGCTCGCTACGAGCAGGAGACCACCGTCACGCTCGCGCCCCGCGCCTCGCTCGTCCTGCTGGATGCCCTCTCCTGCGGGCGGGCCGCGCGAGGCGAGCGGTGGGCCTTCGCGCACTACCTGAGCCGCACCCTCATCCAGCGCGAGGGCGTGCCCCTCTTCCTCGACGCCCTCCGCCTCACGCCCGAGGAGGGCGCCCTGCCCGCGCGCATGGGGCGCTTCGAGGCCCTGGCCACGCTCGCCGTCTTCGGCCCGGAGGTGGCGCCCCTGCGCGAGGCCCTCCTGCGCCCCCTGGCGCCCCTGCGGCGGCGCGCCTCCGTCATCGAGACCACCAGCCCGCTCGGGGAGGACGGCGCCCTGCTGCGAGTGGCCGCCACCTCCGTAGAGGAGGCCATGTCCGCCGTGAAGGCCCGCCTGCGGCTCCTGCCCCAGGTGCTGGGCGACGACCCGCTCGCAAGGAAATGGTGA
- the nhaR gene encoding transcriptional activator NhaR, whose protein sequence is MSWLNYHHLLYFWTVARAGTIAKAGEELHLAQPTISSQIKLLEESLGHKLFERQGRKLVLTDVGRTVMRYADEIFRLGNELKNVVGGLPSGQQLRLQVGVADVVPKAVAERLLQPALDVGPLRLVCREGPLPQLLASLALHELDVVIADAPGSEPVSVRSFNHLLGKCGVSFFAANSHSHLKKDFPNSLDGAPMLMPTESSSVRHALDVWFDTHGVHPTVVGDFDDSALLEAFGQRGLGVFAMPSVIEDEVARQLDVSIIGRTHEVENCFYAITVERRLRHPAVVAIAEAARANIFQ, encoded by the coding sequence GTGAGCTGGCTCAACTATCACCACCTCCTCTATTTCTGGACCGTTGCCCGCGCCGGCACCATCGCCAAGGCGGGTGAGGAGCTCCATCTCGCCCAGCCCACCATCAGCAGCCAGATCAAGCTCCTCGAGGAGTCCCTCGGCCACAAGCTCTTCGAGCGCCAGGGCCGCAAGCTCGTCCTCACCGACGTGGGCCGCACCGTCATGCGCTACGCCGACGAAATCTTCCGCCTCGGCAACGAGCTGAAGAACGTCGTCGGCGGTCTGCCCTCCGGCCAGCAGCTGCGCCTCCAGGTCGGCGTCGCCGATGTCGTCCCCAAGGCCGTCGCCGAGCGCCTCCTCCAGCCCGCTCTCGATGTCGGCCCCCTGCGCCTCGTCTGCCGCGAGGGCCCGCTGCCCCAGCTGCTCGCCTCGCTCGCCCTCCATGAGCTGGACGTCGTCATCGCCGACGCCCCGGGCTCCGAGCCCGTCAGCGTCCGCTCCTTCAACCACCTGCTCGGCAAGTGTGGCGTCTCCTTCTTCGCCGCGAACTCCCACTCGCACCTGAAGAAGGACTTCCCCAACTCCCTGGACGGCGCGCCCATGCTCATGCCCACCGAGTCCAGCTCCGTGCGCCACGCCCTGGACGTCTGGTTCGACACCCATGGCGTCCACCCCACCGTCGTCGGCGACTTCGACGACAGCGCCCTCCTCGAGGCATTCGGTCAGCGCGGGCTCGGCGTCTTCGCCATGCCCTCCGTCATCGAGGACGAGGTGGCCCGCCAGCTCGACGTCTCCATCATCGGCCGCACCCACGAGGTGGAGAACTGCTTCTACGCCATCACCGTGGAGCGGCGCCTGCGCCACCCCGCCGTCGTCGCCATCGCCGAGGCGGCTCGCGCCAACATCTTTCAGTAG
- a CDS encoding glycosyltransferase: MLDLVDLGKRSFSAYRGIAPDAQLDEVLRLAERLRGVRCLHLNATPYGGGVSELLRSGVPLLNDLGIVTDWQIIRGDEAFFHITKRLHNALQGAPGEFSELDKATYLAHSQLNASHLSDDYDFIIVHDPQPAALPMLGGRKGARWIWRCHIDTSRPNPQAWEFLRPFLGAYDAAIFTLPEFIPPRFPISHIAIHSPAIDPLSPKNLTLPEDLARHVLSWIGVRTTRPLVTQISRFDPWKDPLGVIAAYRKVRAHIPNLQLAMVGSLALDDPEGWDVYRQIRDATANDNFIHVFTNLVGVGNIEVNAFQALSDVVIQKSIREGFGLVVSEALWKGTPVVAGRAGGIPLQMPEGTGGILVDSVEECAEAVLHLLQHPQEAQCLGEQGREHVRQHFLVPRLLLDFLRLLDSLVHEKPLAPRGLAVVHHSSPSP, encoded by the coding sequence ATGCTGGATCTCGTCGACCTCGGCAAACGTTCGTTCTCGGCCTACCGGGGAATTGCGCCCGATGCGCAGCTCGACGAGGTGCTCCGCCTCGCCGAGCGCCTGCGCGGCGTCCGCTGCCTCCACCTGAACGCCACCCCCTATGGCGGCGGTGTCTCGGAGCTGCTCCGCTCGGGCGTGCCCCTGCTCAATGATCTCGGCATCGTCACCGACTGGCAGATCATCCGCGGCGACGAGGCCTTCTTCCACATCACCAAGCGCCTCCACAACGCGCTCCAGGGCGCCCCCGGCGAGTTCTCCGAGTTGGACAAGGCCACGTACCTGGCCCACTCGCAGCTCAACGCCAGCCACCTCTCGGACGACTACGACTTCATCATCGTCCATGATCCGCAACCGGCCGCCCTGCCCATGCTCGGTGGCCGCAAGGGCGCCCGGTGGATCTGGCGCTGCCACATCGACACCTCACGCCCCAACCCGCAGGCCTGGGAGTTCCTCCGCCCGTTCCTCGGCGCCTACGACGCCGCCATCTTCACCCTCCCCGAGTTCATCCCTCCGCGCTTCCCCATCTCCCACATCGCCATCCACTCGCCGGCCATCGACCCGCTGAGCCCCAAGAACCTCACCCTCCCGGAGGACCTCGCCCGCCACGTCCTGTCGTGGATCGGCGTGCGCACCACCCGCCCCCTCGTCACGCAGATCAGCCGCTTTGATCCGTGGAAGGATCCGCTCGGCGTCATCGCCGCCTACCGGAAGGTGCGAGCCCACATCCCCAACCTGCAGCTGGCCATGGTGGGCTCGCTCGCCCTGGACGACCCCGAGGGCTGGGACGTCTACCGGCAGATCCGCGACGCCACCGCCAACGACAACTTCATCCACGTCTTCACCAACCTGGTGGGCGTGGGCAACATCGAGGTCAACGCCTTCCAGGCCCTCTCGGATGTCGTCATCCAGAAGTCCATCCGCGAGGGCTTCGGCCTCGTCGTCTCCGAGGCGCTGTGGAAGGGCACCCCCGTCGTCGCCGGACGCGCTGGAGGCATCCCCCTGCAGATGCCCGAGGGCACCGGCGGCATCCTCGTGGACTCCGTGGAGGAGTGCGCCGAGGCCGTGCTGCACCTGCTCCAGCACCCGCAGGAGGCGCAATGCCTGGGCGAGCAGGGCCGCGAGCACGTACGCCAGCACTTCCTCGTGCCCCGGCTGCTGCTGGACTTCCTCCGCCTGCTGGACTCGCTGGTCCACGAGAAGCCCCTCGCGCCTCGCGGGCTGGCCGTCGTCCATCACTCGAGCCCCTCGCCATGA